The Akkermansia muciniphila genome contains a region encoding:
- a CDS encoding RHS repeat-associated core domain-containing protein, with protein sequence MKDKISSYTKWFEPSRFMPRPALRAAMRTNDAPQWPISHQDGKKVGPPSGPADSIALYPFEFEVPFETDEQGNQIPIQAKCDVKLTEDDWGDAKIDDILVVDMTSSTHGQEAGPEGGHTEWTLSGTCKVESGNHHLVTSNENIKYSNPKGNVAVCRYTLDVRPIEPGGQKKPEPCPCEGDTCNGDGGSPSGPAVRAGRSANAQNFSSAGCNVQADSTATLMYWSCNFGSFRGIGEMPSGRVELRAQENVSGLETPVSLAYNHPLASYLNIPEGGIVPGTRFDLVRGDRVIAMRCYNDGSVAPIGIDTSGGGKASLITEEQQSSLRWRTAAGETYLFSSMTGSLLSYTTADQQTISNTSAYLNIKRAEDGSLRQIWNLWDGLLNVETITETGYVIALYTSAQIGEMDESGLYTVTGPPFKTFVLSLSRDESRFTITEQTPERQPYAVTWWKNGLAWNMQQGAGEEAVTTFRTHTELEATVWQLVTEKSKNNLSASRVGEVYQTTDVGDLLLTRVEGYGSEQELTTHYEYDAAGRLCKETKPDGSLWTWLYDAQGRVIRTDEPWGENGRRKTDITYAHSAEDNFNGEVAEKVVRLFPATGKAKQLVREAYKYTVSNHVKRMEKRAVALGATGTRLTVTEQWLASAPNPYARGRVRMAQTVNGVQTWYDYAAANEHGALYTETEETRVNGESIAGQSTRKTTWITAQGQRVREESYVLLSDGEWALTDSADYEFDTQNRWVKRTRGNGRITERALMCDGRTLWEKDEDEVRIDYAYDTARQLVETSRSAVVDGETVITPEIITSYIRDAAGRALSTTVYAGPMQTTQATSYDLIGRTIASSDILGRATAYAYSSDGLTVTKTLPSGATLITRSASDGTILEQSGTGQRHTLAIMDLVNDGIRTSVRAVSPETETEIRKNIVNGFGEILRTGVPNTAGGVIYTRYTYNAKGQITREQVDAGNAATSMAPTLREYDGFGNVVKETWKLEDSPTLANSRITTWEYGVEQGQDGAYRFMTVIRNNGNGATYKETEKSLISSLSAALESKTLSIDPRGNTITQWTEYAGSAIRNRKGIIPSSTVTAISHTVDGFVTSAVNNAGVTTTATRTYTETGIISTHTDARGNVVTTRTDTAGRTISVTDSAGNTVATTYHPNLDQPSCITNALGKTNCSTYDIRGRKKAEYGTAVQPVLFEYDDADRMTSLTTFRENEGNITDDPSGRVDGDTTLWSYDEATGLVIKKTYADGTHEDTTYNALNMKAAFTDARGITTAWGYNFKKGTNTSITYSDGTPAINMLWNPLNQLFQVTDGSGTRTIGYNQYAEPETENITINGTSYLLTETHDILGRSAGYTLNKGTQTIQDIRQHYGSNGQLAIATIVHGGMEQSFTYGYLQGTNMLSRLTMPNGIVKYLDYEDHRDLSTGISLRLGENVLVARTRSYDALGRPAFHMQQRESEQARSDHFNYNGRNELVSASLGGRVYGYDYDNIGNRKTALNLEEELVYTANELNQYASIAENEEIPFIPQFDAAGNQTLVKTSTAIWTIVYNAANRPVSFTSLDGRIAVECDYDHQGRRHMKKVMVDGIVRSHKRYIYRGYLQIAALDMLNNQNVLRTILWDPMKSIATRPLALVQDNALYCYGHDFNKNVTELFDEEGTMAVAYDYSPYGQVASTGNLIQPVQWSSEMNDEELDMIYYNYRHYNPADGRWINRDSIAEQGGWNLYGFVKNNPLIYKDNLGNKIIIISSLPEWDVINFEIYNKIIQGMKNTLKRWEESKNGSPISVKMINQYLGKWEVTVDGKSYKGSAEELISKIKREGESSYNNYTTKKDTVAAVNKALEELKNGEKYDKIVILTHGHKETGISLFADQDTIHKEDPIFGEWRKNELIKVVSCYQNEGKNPVMENLISFKIDQSIKNPCHYKFIPTKTETSDA encoded by the coding sequence CGTCTGGACCGGCTGTCCGGGCGGGACGCAGTGCTAATGCTCAAAACTTTTCTTCCGCAGGATGCAATGTCCAGGCAGACAGTACGGCAACGCTCATGTACTGGTCATGCAACTTCGGCTCTTTCAGGGGGATTGGAGAAATGCCTTCCGGACGTGTGGAATTAAGGGCGCAGGAGAATGTCTCCGGCTTGGAAACTCCGGTTTCCCTTGCCTATAACCATCCTCTGGCCAGTTATCTGAACATACCGGAAGGCGGAATTGTTCCCGGAACCCGGTTTGACCTGGTACGGGGAGACCGTGTGATAGCCATGCGCTGTTACAACGACGGTTCGGTTGCTCCCATTGGCATAGATACGTCGGGCGGTGGCAAAGCCTCCCTGATTACGGAAGAACAACAAAGCAGCCTGCGCTGGCGGACCGCTGCGGGGGAAACCTACCTCTTCTCCTCCATGACTGGAAGCCTGCTCTCCTACACTACGGCGGACCAGCAAACCATCTCCAATACGTCGGCGTATCTGAACATCAAGCGTGCGGAAGATGGCTCCCTGCGCCAGATATGGAACTTGTGGGATGGCTTGCTCAACGTGGAAACCATCACGGAAACCGGTTATGTGATTGCCCTTTATACATCGGCTCAAATAGGAGAAATGGATGAATCTGGCTTATATACGGTCACTGGCCCTCCCTTTAAGACATTCGTGCTTTCCCTCTCCCGTGACGAAAGCCGCTTCACAATTACGGAACAAACGCCGGAGAGGCAGCCTTATGCCGTTACCTGGTGGAAGAACGGTTTGGCCTGGAACATGCAGCAAGGGGCCGGGGAGGAAGCAGTCACTACTTTCCGCACTCATACAGAGCTGGAAGCTACCGTTTGGCAGTTGGTCACGGAGAAGAGTAAAAACAATCTGTCAGCTTCACGCGTTGGTGAAGTGTACCAGACGACGGATGTGGGGGACTTGCTGCTCACGCGGGTAGAAGGCTATGGTTCGGAGCAGGAACTGACAACGCACTATGAATACGATGCCGCGGGGCGTCTCTGTAAGGAAACGAAGCCCGACGGGAGTCTATGGACATGGCTTTACGATGCACAGGGCCGCGTCATCAGGACAGACGAACCCTGGGGAGAAAACGGCCGCAGAAAGACGGACATTACCTACGCCCATTCGGCGGAGGACAACTTCAACGGGGAAGTTGCTGAAAAAGTAGTGCGGTTGTTTCCAGCGACAGGTAAAGCTAAGCAACTTGTGCGCGAGGCTTATAAATACACTGTATCCAACCACGTCAAAAGGATGGAAAAGCGCGCTGTTGCTCTTGGAGCAACGGGAACGCGCCTGACAGTAACGGAACAATGGCTGGCAAGTGCTCCTAACCCATACGCCCGGGGCCGTGTCCGGATGGCCCAGACGGTCAACGGAGTACAGACTTGGTACGACTATGCTGCGGCAAATGAACACGGGGCTCTCTATACGGAAACGGAAGAGACGCGTGTCAATGGAGAATCCATCGCAGGACAAAGTACCCGGAAAACCACCTGGATCACGGCACAAGGGCAGCGTGTACGGGAAGAAAGCTACGTATTGCTTTCCGATGGAGAATGGGCGCTTACTGATAGTGCGGATTATGAATTTGATACGCAAAACCGATGGGTAAAAAGAACGCGCGGAAACGGGCGCATTACGGAACGTGCCCTCATGTGTGACGGCCGCACGTTGTGGGAAAAAGATGAAGATGAAGTACGGATTGACTACGCGTATGACACGGCGCGCCAGTTGGTGGAAACTTCGCGTTCTGCCGTCGTAGACGGAGAAACCGTAATTACCCCGGAAATAATCACCTCTTACATACGCGATGCAGCCGGTAGAGCGCTTTCAACGACCGTGTATGCAGGCCCCATGCAAACTACCCAAGCTACAAGTTATGACTTGATAGGCAGGACTATTGCTTCCTCCGATATATTGGGCCGTGCGACTGCTTATGCCTACAGCTCCGACGGTCTGACAGTGACGAAAACATTGCCTTCAGGAGCTACACTCATCACACGCTCCGCTTCGGATGGTACGATCCTGGAGCAAAGCGGAACAGGGCAGCGGCACACTCTTGCCATCATGGACCTGGTTAATGATGGTATCCGCACCAGCGTCAGAGCCGTTTCTCCAGAAACGGAAACAGAAATCCGGAAAAATATAGTTAACGGCTTTGGAGAAATATTGCGAACGGGAGTGCCCAATACGGCAGGAGGCGTTATTTATACGCGCTATACCTACAATGCCAAGGGGCAGATAACCAGGGAACAAGTGGATGCCGGAAATGCTGCCACGAGCATGGCACCTACGTTACGGGAATATGACGGATTCGGCAATGTAGTAAAAGAAACATGGAAGCTGGAAGATAGCCCTACACTTGCCAACTCCCGCATTACCACATGGGAATATGGTGTGGAGCAGGGACAGGACGGAGCCTATCGTTTCATGACAGTGATCAGGAATAACGGGAACGGAGCAACCTATAAGGAAACGGAAAAGTCATTGATCTCTTCTCTTTCCGCTGCCTTGGAAAGCAAGACTCTTTCCATTGATCCGAGAGGAAATACGATAACGCAATGGACGGAATATGCCGGATCTGCCATCAGAAACAGAAAGGGTATCATTCCTTCTTCCACTGTGACGGCCATCTCGCATACGGTGGATGGTTTCGTAACAAGTGCGGTAAACAATGCCGGAGTGACGACAACCGCCACCCGTACTTATACGGAAACAGGAATTATCTCTACACACACGGATGCCCGTGGCAATGTAGTTACCACCCGGACGGACACTGCCGGCCGCACCATCTCTGTCACGGATTCGGCAGGGAACACCGTGGCAACAACTTATCATCCGAATTTGGATCAACCTTCCTGCATCACCAATGCGTTGGGAAAAACAAACTGCTCGACTTACGATATCCGAGGACGTAAAAAAGCAGAATATGGCACAGCCGTCCAACCGGTGCTTTTTGAATATGATGACGCCGACCGGATGACGAGCCTGACGACTTTCCGGGAGAATGAAGGAAACATTACTGACGATCCATCCGGACGTGTTGACGGCGACACTACCCTTTGGAGTTATGATGAAGCCACAGGACTGGTCATTAAGAAAACCTATGCGGACGGGACACATGAAGACACCACCTACAACGCTCTTAACATGAAGGCGGCTTTTACTGACGCCAGGGGAATTACTACCGCCTGGGGCTATAACTTTAAAAAGGGAACCAATACTTCCATTACTTACAGCGACGGAACGCCGGCAATCAACATGCTCTGGAATCCGCTCAACCAGCTTTTTCAAGTGACTGACGGGTCCGGAACGCGAACCATCGGCTATAATCAGTACGCTGAACCGGAAACGGAAAATATAACCATCAATGGAACAAGTTACCTCCTGACTGAAACCCACGATATTCTGGGACGCAGTGCGGGTTACACTCTCAATAAGGGAACACAGACAATCCAAGACATCCGGCAGCATTACGGATCGAATGGGCAACTTGCAATTGCTACTATTGTACATGGTGGAATGGAACAGAGCTTTACGTACGGTTACTTGCAGGGAACGAACATGCTCTCCCGCTTGACGATGCCTAATGGAATCGTCAAGTACCTGGACTATGAAGATCATCGTGATTTGAGCACTGGCATTAGTCTTCGTTTGGGAGAAAACGTTCTTGTTGCCCGTACACGGAGTTATGATGCATTGGGCCGGCCGGCATTTCACATGCAACAACGGGAATCGGAACAAGCTCGAAGCGATCATTTCAACTACAACGGTCGCAACGAACTAGTCAGCGCTTCTTTGGGAGGAAGGGTTTATGGTTATGATTATGATAACATCGGTAATCGTAAAACCGCCTTGAATCTGGAGGAAGAGCTTGTTTATACAGCCAATGAACTTAACCAGTACGCGAGTATTGCGGAGAATGAAGAAATACCTTTCATTCCTCAATTTGATGCTGCGGGCAATCAGACACTGGTGAAAACATCCACGGCAATCTGGACGATAGTTTACAATGCCGCCAACCGTCCGGTGAGTTTTACAAGCCTGGACGGTCGTATTGCGGTGGAATGTGATTATGATCATCAGGGACGCCGGCACATGAAAAAGGTCATGGTTGATGGAATTGTCAGAAGTCACAAGCGTTACATCTATCGGGGCTATTTGCAGATAGCCGCTCTTGACATGCTCAATAACCAGAACGTACTGCGTACTATTTTATGGGATCCGATGAAATCAATAGCCACCCGGCCTTTAGCCTTGGTGCAGGACAACGCCCTGTACTGCTATGGTCATGACTTCAACAAGAACGTCACGGAGTTGTTCGATGAGGAAGGAACGATGGCAGTTGCCTATGACTACTCGCCATATGGACAAGTTGCCTCAACAGGAAACCTTATTCAACCTGTGCAGTGGAGTAGTGAGATGAACGACGAAGAATTGGATATGATCTATTACAACTACCGCCATTATAATCCTGCTGATGGCAGATGGATTAACCGTGACTCTATCGCTGAACAGGGAGGATGGAATTTATATGGATTTGTAAAAAACAATCCTTTGATTTATAAAGATAACCTGGGAAATAAAATTATTATTATTTCTTCATTGCCAGAGTGGGATGTAATAAATTTTGAAATTTATAATAAAATCATTCAAGGTATGAAAAATACTTTGAAGAGATGGGAAGAAAGTAAGAATGGCTCACCCATTTCTGTAAAAATGATTAATCAATATTTAGGAAAATGGGAAGTTACTGTAGACGGAAAATCATATAAGGGAAGTGCAGAAGAGCTTATATCTAAAATAAAAAGAGAAGGTGAAAGTTCGTACAATAACTATACCACTAAAAAAGATACGGTTGCTGCTGTTAATAAAGCTCTTGAAGAATTAAAAAATGGAGAAAAATATGATAAAATAGTAATATTAACACATGGACATAAAGAAACTGGCATATCTCTATTTGCTGATCAGGATACAATTCATAAAGAAGATCCTATTTTTGGGGAATGGAGGAAAAATGAACTGATTAAGGTGGTTTCATGCTATCAAAACGAGGGGAAAAATCCTGTGATGGAAAATTTGATTTCTTTCAAAATTGATCAGTCGATCAAGAATCCATGCCATTATAAGTTTATTCCTACAAAAACTGAGACAAGCGATGCGTAA
- a CDS encoding ankyrin repeat domain-containing protein produces MNQHTRNIIVDSLILVAFSSILGGISLVVSKSFSGDPNPALDLITVMKKAEAKEVNASSEQEEQEARVKGMKEFDQTLEEGEQLAAKEGKAFVNMTDPHGRTPVMWVCYANYNNIETTLKLEAKRAPYLGRLLEDPRVEIDQKDKDGWTALHWASWSGLDRLSDMLIEKKADINNREGNGFTPLMLAAMRGNFQVAALLLEKGADMNAVNKFGKNALQLAEEGALAYQSSFDLTKTEVSKAPVSTFTQAYEKAVAALSPEHAHEFMEAMSKAVGRQSFVETEYVLQLITRSLISRNLLTEEQAGKFKEEITGAVAENSQIIDVRGVAFEHTVDILKEAADRNH; encoded by the coding sequence ATGAACCAGCACACGCGCAACATCATTGTGGATTCCCTCATCCTGGTGGCTTTCAGTTCCATTCTGGGCGGCATCAGCCTGGTGGTTTCCAAATCCTTCTCCGGAGACCCCAATCCGGCCCTGGACCTCATCACCGTGATGAAAAAGGCGGAGGCCAAGGAAGTCAATGCCTCCTCCGAACAGGAGGAACAGGAAGCCAGGGTCAAGGGAATGAAGGAATTCGACCAAACCCTGGAAGAAGGGGAGCAACTGGCGGCGAAGGAAGGAAAAGCCTTCGTCAACATGACGGACCCCCACGGCAGGACGCCCGTCATGTGGGTATGCTACGCCAACTATAACAACATTGAAACCACGCTGAAACTGGAAGCCAAGCGCGCGCCCTACCTGGGCCGCCTGCTGGAAGATCCCCGCGTGGAGATCGACCAGAAGGACAAGGACGGATGGACCGCCCTGCACTGGGCCTCCTGGAGCGGGCTGGACCGCCTGTCCGACATGCTGATTGAAAAGAAAGCGGACATCAACAACCGGGAAGGCAACGGCTTTACGCCGCTGATGCTGGCGGCCATGCGCGGCAACTTCCAGGTAGCGGCCCTGCTGCTGGAAAAAGGGGCAGACATGAATGCCGTCAACAAATTCGGAAAGAACGCCCTTCAACTGGCGGAGGAAGGGGCCCTGGCCTACCAATCCAGCTTTGACCTGACCAAGACGGAAGTTTCCAAGGCCCCGGTGAGCACCTTCACGCAGGCTTATGAAAAAGCCGTTGCAGCCCTCTCGCCCGAACACGCCCACGAATTCATGGAAGCCATGAGCAAGGCCGTAGGGCGCCAGTCCTTTGTAGAAACGGAGTACGTGCTCCAGCTCATTACGCGCTCCCTGATCTCCAGAAATCTGCTCACGGAAGAACAGGCCGGAAAATTCAAGGAGGAAATCACCGGAGCCGTAGCGGAAAACTCCCAGATCATTGACGTCCGCGGTGTAGCCTTTGAACACACTGTGGATATATTAAAGGAGGCGGCTGATAGAAACCATTGA
- a CDS encoding MFS transporter produces the protein MNESANPIIKYFSEFKILKTVSKDFWLTNVVQFFDGMAYFSLITVFVLYLTDYCSFNDADAALWVGLYTLFISAFVFAVGSICDIIGIRRTYLIGFIILIVGRLIMGFGPDLSPTVDSGRLVVMTGILIMSFGTAFMSPVIQTSIRRFAPLNARATGFNIYYLLMNIAAVIANVFLIEFFRKHFGAVDGGYWIINFGTLMVLLGCITTRFIDEDNYAEPSEKEANLKAPLRRPLQLFREVWKESAFRKLILFLVLTMGVRIVFTLQFLVMPKYYVRTLYDDFAIGSINAINPAIIVSGLILLIPVLGRFSTVSLMIVGMSISAFSLVFMAIPIEWYYVVPGIETRSQAYLVAIVTQILVFAFGELLFSPRFSEYVARVAPKDKVASYMSLAALPMFIAKPINGIIGGLLVAYLCYDGICAKMDTGHIGFWDSPEFMWTIYLAMAVISPIAIIMTRKTITSDHPEEDADSPPIAAIETEMDPAVTAEELTEANS, from the coding sequence ATGAACGAGTCCGCCAACCCAATCATCAAGTACTTTTCCGAGTTCAAAATCCTAAAGACCGTATCCAAAGATTTCTGGCTCACCAACGTCGTCCAATTCTTCGACGGCATGGCCTACTTCTCCCTGATTACGGTATTCGTCCTCTACCTGACGGACTATTGCAGCTTCAACGATGCGGACGCGGCCCTGTGGGTGGGGCTGTACACCCTGTTCATCTCCGCCTTCGTCTTTGCGGTGGGCTCCATTTGCGACATCATCGGCATACGGCGCACGTACCTGATCGGATTCATCATCCTCATCGTCGGGCGTCTCATCATGGGCTTCGGGCCGGACCTCAGCCCCACCGTGGACTCCGGGAGGCTGGTGGTCATGACAGGGATTCTGATCATGTCCTTCGGCACGGCATTCATGTCACCCGTCATCCAGACCTCCATCCGGCGCTTCGCCCCGCTGAATGCGCGCGCCACGGGGTTCAATATCTATTACCTGCTGATGAACATCGCCGCCGTGATTGCGAACGTGTTCCTGATTGAATTCTTCCGCAAGCACTTCGGCGCCGTGGACGGCGGCTACTGGATCATCAACTTCGGCACGCTGATGGTGCTGCTGGGCTGCATCACCACCCGCTTCATTGATGAAGACAACTACGCGGAACCCAGTGAAAAGGAGGCCAACCTGAAAGCTCCCCTCCGGCGGCCCCTGCAGCTTTTCCGGGAAGTGTGGAAGGAATCCGCCTTCCGCAAGCTTATCCTCTTCCTGGTGCTGACCATGGGAGTGCGCATCGTCTTCACGCTGCAATTCCTGGTCATGCCCAAATACTACGTGCGCACCCTGTATGATGACTTTGCCATCGGCTCCATCAATGCCATCAACCCGGCCATCATCGTCTCCGGCCTCATTCTGCTCATTCCGGTGCTGGGGCGCTTCTCCACCGTCAGCCTCATGATCGTGGGCATGTCCATCTCCGCCTTTTCCCTTGTCTTTATGGCCATTCCCATTGAATGGTACTATGTGGTGCCCGGCATTGAAACACGCTCGCAGGCGTATCTGGTAGCCATTGTGACGCAAATTCTGGTATTCGCGTTTGGGGAACTGCTGTTCTCCCCGCGCTTCTCGGAATATGTGGCCCGCGTGGCGCCCAAGGACAAGGTGGCCTCCTACATGTCCCTGGCGGCGCTGCCCATGTTCATCGCCAAGCCCATCAACGGCATCATCGGAGGCCTGCTCGTCGCCTACCTCTGCTATGACGGCATCTGCGCCAAGATGGATACCGGGCACATCGGCTTCTGGGATTCACCCGAATTCATGTGGACCATTTACCTGGCCATGGCCGTCATCAGCCCCATCGCCATCATCATGACCCGCAAGACCATCACCTCCGACCACCCGGAGGAAGATGCGGACTCCCCGCCCATTGCGGCCATTGAGACGGAAATGGACCCCGCCGTTACGGCGGAAGAACTCACGGAAGCCAACTCCTAA
- a CDS encoding tetratricopeptide repeat protein has protein sequence MSVKSALIISGGVLASALGVYWIASPREPSPEELYRQYMELSPFEQFEQKEELLKKAAQAGYVPAMRQMADHNFLSKSDLKPDEYNYWIKKAADHGNPQAQYEAFTECVSENAFEIISYLVQADRQCYAPASLELGRLHACGAEEYGIMRDERKAMEFYQKAAALNHPEALYLLYLMEKLEIPSREEAERRPDAYARYLQQAQQQKAFPIMPPCMDGEDPRNRQSEGRIREVLKTYLPQNPKAIEWIQKSYR, from the coding sequence ATGAGCGTTAAATCCGCACTAATCATTTCAGGCGGCGTTCTTGCATCTGCCCTGGGCGTTTACTGGATAGCCTCCCCGCGGGAACCCTCTCCCGAAGAACTGTACCGGCAATACATGGAGCTTTCTCCCTTTGAACAGTTTGAACAGAAGGAAGAACTGCTGAAAAAAGCGGCGCAGGCCGGCTATGTTCCCGCCATGCGCCAGATGGCGGATCATAATTTCCTCTCCAAAAGCGATCTTAAACCCGATGAATACAATTACTGGATTAAAAAAGCGGCGGACCATGGAAATCCGCAGGCCCAGTATGAAGCTTTCACGGAATGCGTCTCGGAGAACGCTTTTGAAATCATTTCCTACCTGGTACAGGCTGACAGGCAGTGCTACGCTCCCGCCTCCTTGGAACTGGGACGGTTGCATGCCTGTGGAGCCGAGGAATACGGCATCATGCGGGATGAACGTAAAGCCATGGAGTTTTATCAAAAAGCCGCTGCCCTGAATCATCCGGAAGCCCTTTATCTGCTTTATCTGATGGAAAAACTGGAAATTCCGTCCAGGGAGGAAGCGGAACGGCGCCCGGACGCCTATGCCCGCTATCTTCAACAGGCGCAGCAGCAGAAAGCGTTCCCGATCATGCCTCCCTGCATGGACGGGGAAGATCCCCGGAACCGCCAATCCGAGGGGCGTATCAGGGAGGTGCTAAAAACCTACCTGCCGCAAAACCCGAAAGCTATTGAATGGATTCAAAAAAGCTACAGGTAA
- a CDS encoding metalloregulator ArsR/SmtB family transcription factor, whose translation MKSILKTLKLLTDPTRLRIINVLNEESLSVAELQEILGMGQSRISTQLAQLRQEGVVEDTRSGKNVFYTLSLANDLHNVALKACEELPEAETDKKALQVILDKRKNRTQAYFDEVVCRLGKNYAPGRSWKALAGALLRILNYDVVADLGAGEGFVSQLISPSAKQVIAVDNSPSMVELGQELARKHGLDNLEYRLGDIEAPPIEPGTVDLALLSQALHHAQKPVRALEAAWNILKPGGCLVVLDLLQHGQEEARDLYADRWLGFTPAALESMLKEAGFRNIHTDIVDREPEPPHFQTLMAAAWKP comes from the coding sequence ATGAAGTCAATCCTAAAAACGCTCAAACTCCTGACGGACCCCACCCGCCTGCGCATCATCAACGTTCTGAATGAAGAATCCCTGAGCGTTGCGGAGCTTCAGGAAATCCTCGGCATGGGGCAGAGCCGCATCTCCACCCAGCTCGCCCAGCTCCGGCAGGAAGGAGTGGTGGAAGACACGCGCTCCGGAAAAAACGTTTTTTACACGCTCTCCCTGGCCAACGACCTGCACAACGTAGCCCTGAAAGCCTGCGAGGAACTGCCGGAAGCGGAAACGGACAAAAAGGCCCTCCAGGTCATTCTGGACAAGCGCAAGAACCGCACGCAGGCCTACTTTGACGAAGTGGTGTGCCGTCTGGGCAAAAATTACGCGCCGGGCCGTTCCTGGAAGGCGCTGGCCGGAGCCCTGCTCCGCATCCTGAACTATGACGTGGTGGCGGACCTGGGCGCCGGGGAAGGCTTCGTCTCCCAGCTCATTTCCCCCAGCGCCAAGCAGGTGATTGCCGTGGACAACTCCCCCAGCATGGTGGAACTGGGGCAGGAGCTGGCGCGCAAGCACGGGCTGGACAATCTGGAATACCGCCTGGGCGACATTGAAGCGCCGCCCATTGAGCCCGGCACCGTGGACCTGGCCCTGCTCAGCCAGGCCCTGCACCATGCGCAAAAACCTGTCAGGGCCCTGGAGGCCGCATGGAACATCCTGAAACCGGGCGGCTGCCTGGTGGTGCTGGACCTGCTCCAGCACGGGCAGGAGGAAGCGCGGGACCTGTACGCGGACCGCTGGCTGGGGTTCACGCCCGCTGCGCTGGAAAGCATGCTCAAGGAAGCCGGATTCCGGAACATCCATACGGACATTGTGGACCGGGAGCCGGAACCACCCCATTTCCAGACCCTGATGGCGGCGGCCTGGAAGCCGTGA
- the metK gene encoding methionine adenosyltransferase produces the protein MSKNNPHIFTSESVGEGHPDKVADYISDSILDACLAQDKTSRVACETLVKSNMVIIAGELTTKAVINPEKIARQAIREIGYCNRQDDDVFHADTVFFTNLLTEQSPDIAQGVDAREAEGKGHAEQGAGDQGIMFGFATNETPELLPAPIVFAHKLLIELAKRRKRGHVDWLRPDCKSQVAVAYDEAGRPVHIENVVISTQHTEEVDHDTIYNYCVKLIKNVLPAELLDDRTEYFINPTGKFVVGGPHGDSGLTGRKIIVDTYGGMGRHGGGAFSGKDPSKVDRSAAYMCRWVAKHIVAAGLADKCELQVAYAIGYPTPVSIRVDTFGTGKVEEKAIENALEGIFSFKPADMVEQLDLLRPIYRKTTHYGHFTNPELPWEQLDEKRLASLKQLLH, from the coding sequence ATGAGTAAAAACAACCCTCACATCTTCACGTCGGAATCCGTTGGAGAAGGCCATCCGGACAAGGTGGCCGACTACATTTCCGACTCTATTTTAGACGCCTGCCTGGCTCAAGACAAAACTAGCCGCGTCGCGTGCGAAACTTTGGTGAAGAGCAACATGGTCATCATTGCCGGAGAACTGACGACCAAGGCCGTGATCAATCCGGAAAAAATCGCCCGCCAGGCCATCCGGGAGATCGGGTACTGCAACCGGCAGGACGACGACGTTTTCCATGCGGATACCGTCTTTTTCACGAACCTGCTTACGGAACAGTCTCCGGATATCGCCCAGGGCGTGGACGCCCGGGAGGCGGAGGGCAAGGGCCACGCGGAACAGGGCGCCGGGGACCAGGGCATCATGTTCGGCTTCGCCACGAATGAAACTCCGGAGTTGCTGCCCGCTCCCATCGTGTTCGCGCACAAGCTGCTCATTGAACTGGCCAAGCGCCGCAAGCGCGGGCATGTGGACTGGCTGCGACCGGACTGCAAGTCCCAGGTGGCCGTGGCTTATGACGAGGCCGGACGCCCCGTGCATATTGAGAATGTGGTCATCTCCACCCAGCACACGGAGGAAGTGGACCATGATACGATTTACAATTACTGCGTCAAACTCATTAAAAACGTGCTTCCTGCGGAACTGCTGGATGACAGGACGGAGTACTTCATCAATCCCACGGGGAAGTTCGTGGTAGGCGGTCCCCATGGGGATTCCGGCCTGACGGGCCGCAAGATCATTGTGGACACGTACGGCGGCATGGGCCGCCACGGCGGCGGCGCCTTCTCCGGGAAGGACCCGTCCAAGGTGGACCGCTCCGCGGCGTACATGTGCCGCTGGGTTGCCAAGCATATCGTGGCCGCCGGGCTGGCGGACAAGTGTGAATTGCAGGTGGCCTACGCCATCGGCTACCCCACCCCCGTTTCCATCCGGGTGGATACCTTCGGTACCGGGAAGGTAGAGGAAAAAGCCATTGAAAACGCGCTGGAAGGCATTTTCTCCTTCAAGCCCGCGGACATGGTGGAACAACTTGACCTGCTGCGGCCCATTTACCGGAAGACGACGCATTACGGGCATTTCACCAATCCGGAGCTTCCCTGGGAACAACTGGACGAAAAGCGCCTGGCCTCCCTGAAACAACTTCTTCATTAA